One genomic window of Methanosalsum zhilinae DSM 4017 includes the following:
- a CDS encoding DUF1894 domain-containing protein, translated as MVCLNDLNYEILLRDATPDECEKLIRDVCEEVYFVPAGYKIYDIPLIGSEYIPVGTRGSSIVFRFIKPCIGLFVLEVKDAQDEIERLRSGRDVIKET; from the coding sequence ATGGTATGTTTAAATGATCTTAATTATGAAATCCTGCTAAGGGATGCCACACCTGATGAGTGTGAAAAGCTTATACGGGATGTGTGTGAAGAAGTATATTTTGTGCCTGCAGGATATAAAATATATGATATTCCCCTGATTGGAAGTGAATACATTCCGGTTGGTACCAGGGGCTCTTCAATTGTTTTCAGGTTCATCAAACCCTGTATTGGTCTGTTCGTTCTGGAAGTTAAAGATGCTCAGGATGAAATCGAAAGATTAAGGTCAGGCAGGGATGTGATTAAAGAGACCTGA
- the purM gene encoding phosphoribosylformylglycinamidine cyclo-ligase yields MNRKNLTYAESGVDIQQEESTIKALTSKFVYRRQGLGSALMDVGHYAGLIDFGEYALAMTTDGVGSKVLIANEMKKWNTVGIDCIAMNVNDLLATGAEPVAFVDYLALESHSEIFAEQIGEGLVKGAQISKMSIVGGETATLPEIIRGFDLAGACLGMVKKEEIITGENIRPGDAIVGIPSSGVHSNGYTLVRKIMEASDYSYHDPFPFDTSRTIGDVLLEPTRIYMEVLDVIRKMEVHGLAHITGSGLLKLRRITDFGFDIHDPIESSDIFKFLQKEGNVDDLEMYKTFNMGMGFVIVVPREMAEMAAEMVNGKVVGSICEDGIKVRDLVIE; encoded by the coding sequence GTGAACCGAAAAAACCTAACATATGCAGAATCCGGTGTTGATATCCAACAGGAAGAATCAACAATAAAAGCACTGACAAGCAAGTTTGTATACCGAAGACAAGGTCTGGGTTCGGCTTTGATGGATGTTGGACACTATGCAGGACTGATTGATTTTGGAGAATATGCTCTTGCCATGACTACAGATGGAGTAGGTTCCAAGGTACTGATAGCAAATGAGATGAAAAAGTGGAACACGGTCGGTATTGACTGTATAGCAATGAATGTGAATGACCTGCTGGCAACAGGCGCTGAACCGGTTGCTTTTGTTGATTACCTGGCACTTGAATCCCACAGTGAAATATTTGCAGAGCAGATAGGAGAAGGACTGGTAAAAGGTGCCCAGATTTCAAAGATGTCAATAGTTGGAGGTGAAACTGCTACTCTTCCGGAGATAATCAGGGGCTTTGACCTGGCAGGTGCATGCCTTGGAATGGTAAAAAAAGAGGAAATAATTACCGGTGAGAATATAAGGCCTGGAGATGCTATTGTTGGTATTCCTTCCAGCGGGGTTCACAGTAATGGATACACTCTTGTAAGAAAGATAATGGAAGCTTCAGATTATTCATATCATGATCCATTTCCCTTTGATACATCCAGGACAATTGGTGATGTTTTGCTTGAACCTACCAGGATCTACATGGAGGTACTTGACGTTATCCGGAAGATGGAAGTACATGGGCTTGCCCATATTACAGGAAGCGGACTGCTAAAATTGAGACGTATTACAGACTTTGGGTTTGACATTCATGATCCAATTGAATCCTCTGATATCTTCAAGTTCCTGCAAAAAGAGGGAAATGTTGATGACCTGGAAATGTATAAAACATTTAATATGGGAATGGGTTTTGTGATTGTTGTTCCCAGGGAAATGGCAGAAATGGCTGCTGAAATGGTCAATGGAAAAGTGGTTGGCAGTATCTGTGAGGATGGAATAAAGGTCAGGGACCTTGTGATTGAATAA
- a CDS encoding aspartate kinase — protein MRLVMKFGGTSIADGEKIRHVAGLLKRFHNEGHEVVAVTSALGGVTDLLLNTACEVSQNGKVPQVKELINILKEKHYNAARAAIDDKHTADATIENIDRRIDELEKALIGICYLGELTSRSIDYISSYGERLAVPIVAGAVSSQGIKSGGFTGGDAGIITNNEYGNAKPIDSTYDTVNQRISPLLADHIPIVTGFIAENRDGIITTLGRGGSDFSASIIAAAIDADEIWLWKEVHGIMTSDPKIVPQARTISQISYKEAMELSYFGAKVLHPRAIEPAIRNGIPVRVKNTFDPGFEGTLIVADEMQIEDVVKAVTLIDKVALINISGAEMVGAIGTAARVFTALANACVNIIMISQGSSEANMSIVVDEKHLDAAVRVIKSEFGRDVVRVASDKDICVVAVVGAGMAGIPGVAGRVFGALGTETINVIMISQGSSQHNISFVVHERDSVRAVRILHSEFELESDFERHEK, from the coding sequence ATGAGACTGGTTATGAAATTCGGTGGCACCTCAATAGCAGATGGTGAAAAAATTCGTCATGTTGCTGGTCTGTTGAAGCGTTTCCATAATGAGGGGCATGAAGTTGTGGCAGTGACCTCGGCATTGGGTGGTGTCACTGATTTACTCCTGAACACAGCATGTGAAGTATCTCAGAACGGAAAAGTACCTCAGGTGAAGGAACTCATTAACATTTTAAAAGAAAAGCACTATAATGCAGCAAGAGCAGCTATTGATGATAAGCATACTGCTGATGCTACCATTGAGAACATTGACCGTAGAATAGATGAACTTGAAAAAGCGCTGATAGGAATATGTTATCTTGGTGAACTTACATCTAGATCAATTGATTATATCTCATCTTACGGTGAGCGCCTGGCTGTTCCTATAGTAGCAGGAGCTGTATCATCCCAGGGTATAAAATCCGGGGGGTTTACCGGCGGGGACGCAGGAATTATCACCAATAATGAATACGGCAATGCAAAACCCATAGACAGCACTTATGATACAGTAAACCAGAGAATCTCTCCTTTGCTTGCAGACCACATACCAATTGTTACAGGCTTTATTGCCGAGAATAGGGATGGTATCATCACCACTCTTGGAAGAGGTGGATCTGATTTTAGTGCATCAATCATTGCAGCTGCCATTGATGCAGATGAAATATGGTTGTGGAAGGAAGTACATGGTATCATGACCAGTGACCCAAAGATCGTTCCGCAAGCCAGAACAATTTCCCAGATATCCTACAAGGAGGCTATGGAATTGTCTTATTTTGGTGCAAAGGTACTCCATCCGCGGGCAATAGAGCCTGCCATTAGAAATGGGATACCTGTGCGTGTGAAAAATACTTTTGATCCTGGATTTGAGGGTACACTTATTGTGGCTGATGAAATGCAGATCGAGGATGTTGTAAAGGCGGTCACATTGATAGATAAGGTTGCTCTGATCAATATTTCAGGTGCAGAAATGGTAGGTGCTATAGGAACTGCTGCAAGGGTATTTACAGCACTTGCCAATGCATGTGTCAATATTATCATGATCAGTCAGGGCTCGTCCGAGGCTAACATGTCCATAGTGGTGGATGAAAAACATCTTGATGCTGCTGTTAGAGTGATCAAATCTGAATTTGGAAGGGACGTTGTGAGGGTGGCTTCCGATAAGGATATATGCGTGGTAGCAGTGGTTGGTGCAGGTATGGCAGGAATTCCCGGAGTTGCAGGCAGGGTATTTGGTGCTCTTGGAACCGAAACAATAAATGTGATCATGATCAGCCAGGGTTCTTCTCAGCATAATATTTCTTTTGTTGTACATGAAAGGGATTCTGTCAGAGCTGTACGTATCCTGCACAGTGAATTTGAACTTGAATCTGATTTTGAGAGGCATGAGAAGTGA